The window TGAATTTTGCTTTCCAGTTTTTGGGCTGCCGAAGGCTCAATTTCCACTTTTGAATCTGTGAATTCGTGTGGCTGAACACCGTAAATCTCACCTAGACGGGTCATGTAACCGTTAAATTTAACTTTTGTTTCTTTTCTCATTGTTTTTCCCGTTTAGCAATCAGTCAGGTTTTCAGTGTTGGTTGTATTGCCGCCAAAAGACGTGGGGCGGTGTTGCTGATTATCTTGCTGGCTCAAATCTTTTTTGAGTTGGTCCAGCTCACTGCGCAGGGTTTCATTTTCTTCTTTGATACCCGATAACGCTTTGACTTGTGTTTCAAGCCGAGTCAGCTTTTGTGCAGTTTCGGTTTGCTCTTCCGCGCAAAGCTCTACCGCTTGGTGAATGTCATTGAGTTCAACATCATTGCGCTGACGTTCGCGACTGAATTTCGCCATGATGCGATCTTTCAAGCTGGGTTTTTCTGGTTTGTTTTCTTCTTCGGTAAATTCAATCACCGTTTCTTCCGCCGCCGTAAAGACGTTATCTTTATCTTGCTTGCGTTCTGAGAAAGTCGCGGCTTTATCTGCACCAGTACTAAATTCCAACATGCTCGTGCCGAGACTGGCGGGGTTATCCGTCACAGCCAATCCCACCAAATAAGCCGAATTCATGTCGGAAAAATTAGGGTTAATTTCAACGGAGGTGTATACCTTTTGACGCTTACGATTCATCTCAATTAATGAATCTGTTGGCGATAAAATCCCGTATAGAGCAAGCTTACCTTTCAGAGCTCCTTCACTGATTTCTTCTGTGTAGACAGATTCCACATCACCGAAACGCGGCATCCATGAATAATTCATATGCTCCATGTTGATACGGGCACCGTAGACATTTTTGTCATAGTTTTTTTCGATATCCGTTAACCATTGGCGCTGTACTTTACGCCCATCGGTTGTGGCTCCCTCAACACAAAGGCGCACAGGTTTAGATTTTTTGGTCATTGCTCAAGCTCCGGCAATTAAATTTCATGCGTAGATAAAAAATAATGGCCCTATGTTTTCAGGGTTGAGGGCTAAGAAACAATGCTTTGCTATTGTGTGGGAAATAGTACAACGGCGACACGGGGCGAGAGGGCGAGTGAGCCAGTAATCTGGCGACATGAAAACATTACACGATTTTGACCCAAGAAAACGCGCCATGCACCTGTATTTTAACGGGTACCGAATTGCGCGCATTGCTGAAATCCTAAAAGAAAAAGCCGCCACTATCCACAGTTGGAAACGCCGCGATAAATGGGATGAAATCACTCCCGTTGAGCGCGTAGAAATGACGCTGGAAATGCGACTTTGTACGCTAATCAGCAAAGAAAATAAAGAGGGAAAAGACTATAAAGAAATCGACTTGCTTTATCGCCAAGTGGAGCGGCATGCCAAAATTCACAAATACCAAAACGGCGGTAATGAGGTAGATTTAAACCCGAAACTGGCCAATCGCAATAAAGGTGAACGCCGCACCCCTGAGAAGAATTTATTTAGCGAAGAACAGATTGAAAAGCTGGAAGAAATCTTTCGTGAAAATATGTTTGCGTACCAAAAGGTTTGGTACGGCGCAGGCCATAAACACCGCATTCGTAACATATTAAAATCACGGCAAATCGGGGCAACCTATTTTTTTGCTCGAGAAGCCTTTATGGATGCGCTGACCACTGGACGCAATCAGATTTTTCTCTCTGCAAGTAAAGCACAGGCCCATGTCTTTAAAGGCTATATCATTGATATGGCGCGAGAGGTTGATGTTGACTTAAAAGGTGACCCTATTGTTTTACCCAATGGCGCAACACTTTATTTTCTTGGTACTAATGCTCGAACTGCGCAAAGCTATCACGGCAATCTGTACTTAGATGAATATTTCTGGATACCCAAATTCCAAGAATTACGCAAAGTCGCCTCCGGTATGGCCATGCACAAGAAATGGCGTCAAACCTACTTTTCGACCCCATCCGCACTAACACACAGCGCGTATCCGTTCTGGTCAGGCAAATTATTTAATCGTGGTCGTCGTAAGGCCGATCACATTGAGGTCGATATCAGCCATCAAGCGTTAGTGAATGGCATGATGTGCGGGGATGGTCAGTGGCGGCAAATTGTCACCATTGAAGATGCCATGCGCGGCGGATGTAATTTATTCGATATTGATCAACTCTATTTAGAATACAGCCCTGATGAATTCGAAAACTTGCTGATGTGTGAGTTTGTCGACGATATCGCATCCATTTTCAATTTGCAGCTAATGCAAAAATGCATGGTGGACAGTTGGGAAATATGGGACGACGTTCAACCGTTAATGATACGCCCCTATGCTTTCCATCCCGTTTGGATTGGTTACGACCCTGCAAAAGGTACTCAAAACGGAGATAGTGCCGGTTGCGTAGTGATTGCCCCACCGCTACATAAAGGCGGTAAGTTTCGCATACTTGAACATCACCAATGGCGCGGCATGGATTTTCGCGCACAATCGGATGCAATAAAAGAACTCACTGAGCGCTACAACGTGCAATACATCGGGATTGATTCCACAGGTATTGGCCATGGTGTCCTGCAAAACGTACGCGAATTTTTCCCCGCCGCAAAAGAATTTGTCTATAACCCTGCGTTAAAAAATGCGTTAGTGCTTAAGGCTTATGACGTGATTAGCCATGACCGCCTTGAATATGATGCGGGAAGCAATGATATCACGCAATCTTTTATGGCCATTCGCCGTGCCACTACCGCCAGTGGTAACCGCCCAACTTATGAAGCTGACCGCAGTGAGGAAGCCAGCCATGCCGATTTAGCGTGGGCAACCATGCATGCGCTTTATAACGAACCGATCACCGGTGAAAATCACAATCAACATAATATCGTCGAGGTCTTTTAATGAGCCGTAAAAATAAAAAACGCCAATCACAAACACTGGCGCAAAAAACCGACAGCGCATCAATGGAAGCATTCACTTTCGGTGACCCAATCCCCGTACTGGATAAGCGTGAAATTTTTGATTATTTAGAATGTGTGCAAATTGATAATTACTATGAGCCGCCCATTAGTTTTAATGGCCTTGCTCGCACGTTCCGTGCAGCTCCACACCATAGCAGCGCAATTTATGTAAAACGTAATATTCTCACCAGTACCTTTATTCCTAATAAATATTTAAGTCGTCAGACGTTTGATAGTTGGGCATTAGATTTTTTACTGTTTGGTAATGGGTATCTTGAAGAACGAAATAACCGTCTGGGGCAATCACTGAATTTCAAACATTCGCCGGCTAAGTTTACCCGCCGCGGTGTTGACTTAGAAACTTACTGGTTTGTGCAATATGGCTACGATATTAAACCGTATGAATTTCAAACGGGCAAAGTGTTTCACTTGATTGAGCCGGATATTAACCAAGAGTTATACGGTTTGCCGGAATATCTCGCGGCAATCCCCTCCGTACTGCTTAATGAATCGGCAACACTATTTCGCCGTAAATATTATCTCAATGGTTCGCACGCAGGCTATATCTTGTATATCAGTGATGCAGCACAAAAAACCGATGATGTGGATAAAATTCGTGAAGCCCTGAAAAGCAGCAAAGGGCTGGGAAATTTCCGCAATTTATTTTTGTATGCACCAGGGGGAAAGAAAGACGGCATCCAAACAATCCCACTCTCTGAGGCGGCGGCAAAAGATGAATTCCTCAATATTAAAAATGTGAGCCGTGACGACATGTTAGCGGCACACCGTGTGCCACCACAAATCATGGGGATCATTCCTGAAAATGTGGGCGGCTTTGGTGATGTTGAGAAAGCGGCAAAAGTATTTGTGCGCAATGAGTTGATGCCGTTACAAAGTAAGATGATGCAATTGAATGATTGGTTTGGCGGGGAGATTATAAAGTTTGAAAAGTATTCTCTGGACTTAGACGACGAATAATATCACGCGTAAATTCAATGATACCGCCCACTGAGGCGGTATTTTTTTTGCCCGTAGGTAGGTGATCTCGATGCCCTAAATAATAATAGAACCCCACTGTATTATACCAAACCTAACTCACCAAGACGAATCCGCAATAAATTACCCCCATCAAATAGCGATTTAAACGCACTATACGCCACCACAAAGCGTGCAAAATTAATTGCTATCTAGTTATAGAAATTTGATTTTAACGCTGTGACGGCTCGGAGATTTTGCGGACGAATATTTAACAATAAACACCTCGCCGCGCAATCGTGACCCCGCCACGCCTGCCCACTAAATAGGTCGGTTTTCATGCACCTGCAAGAGATCGTCTGAACCGCGCCAGTAGTGGAGCCTCGCACAGGTAACGATCCTTTTTTGATCTTGCTAATTTAGGCGGAAAAATGCGAAATTTACGCGTCAGGCAAAGTAAAAATAAAAACCGCCTTTTATGTATCAAGAGTCCGAAAAATAATCTCGTCTAAAACCCAAAACGCGCGATTGCTCCCCCGCCTCGCCCGCACACAAAAGGTGTGCTTTTTTGTGCAGTTGTGCCGATCACTAAAACCCGCACCAGTACAGGTACCGAGCAGAAAATAAGTTAAGGCTAAATTTGTGCAAATTGATGCGAAATTGTGAGGTTATTTTAGACAACAAAAAACCGCTAAAAAGCGGCTTATATTTTCAATTAAAAAATTAAATTATTGTTGTATTAGCTATTATATGTTTTGACATATTACAATTAAAAATAGCCATTTAGATATGTTTAATTGACTAACTCTTGCTCGTTTCCGCTAATGAACTCCGCTGGATAAGATGCTTCTTCCTCTGAAGAAAAGCTATATTCTTCCAACGAATATCTACTGAATTCTCTTTCTAGCCTTTTTGTGAATTCATCTTCACTTAAAATTTGTATTTTTTGTTTTGACTTTGTATTTTCAACTAATGTTATATGACAAATCCGTTTTTTGATTTCTTCACCTGAGGGAGCGGTATCGATTTTATCTTGACCGATCGCAGCAAAGATACCGAGTAGTGCCTCTTTTTCTTCATCATTTATGCGATCCTTAATATCTTTATACTCTCTACCTTTAAATTTCGATGGTATTGTTAGTATAATTTGTAGCTTATAGTCGATGTCATCAGGTAACTCATCATGCGTATCAAGTTTGAAGTACACCCCTGAACAATACTCAGAAAAATTTTCTTTACCCCATATTCTTTTTAACCGCTTTTTCTTTGTATCTATTCGCCTATTAAATGCATCTGGAAATACTGATTTTCTATATCTCTCTGCAATCCAATCAAGCAAACAACCGAGCTCTCCCGCCCCCCATTCAATATCCTTTTCAACCTTGCATTCTAATAAAGATTCGCGGCTGATTTGTAAAAAACCCATTGCTGAGAACTCAATACATAATTCATCACTACCTTGTTTAGCGGTTAAATGAATTCTTCTCGGGTGCTTACCATAACGAAAATTTGAGTGCGGGTCAGTACATGTTCCGACCAATACCTGCACCCATGGCTCACTATCAAAATCAGTTGATATCAACGCACAATCATACAACACAGGAACCATAAAAATAGGCTTAGATAAATCATATAGCTTTTGTAACTTCTCAGGTAAAAGAGAAACTAATTGAGTATTCTTACTCAGATCAACAAAAGCTCCTCTCTTCCAGCCTGCGTCAATCCATCGCTGTCTGATATCATGTGACATGATTATAAATCCTTAAACAATCCCAGAACGAGTCACATACCCATCCAAAATACTGTATGAATCGTAATATGCTTTCAGTAAAACATTTAAATCTAACTTAGGAGCAGTAAATGCTCTAGCTAGATCTTCATCATAAATATTTCCAAAAATCATTTTTGCAAAGTAAAATTTATGTGAATCATCAAATTCTCTAGAAAATTGATTTAAAATATTTAAATTTTCTTCAATATTTTTATTTATTCTAATCTCGTTATTTTTCTTCCAATTATAAAGAGTTTTTCTTTCTACTCCTAAAATTTTTGCCCACTGAGAGATATTAAAGCCAAACTTATTTCTTAAATTTTCACTAGTTACAACTGCACCATTGGACAAAATATCAGAATCAGAAACTTGAGTAAAATTTGCATCAGAAGCTATATTGCTGTAGCTTTCTACTGGTTTACTCTCGGAATCATCATCTGCCAGATTCTGAGGAAAACATAAAAAACTAGTAAATAAAGCCAAAATTAGCATTTTTAATAGAAAAGAATTTTGAGCATCTGTATTTGCTTCTGTATTATGTAAATTATATTGAGGATTATCTACATTATAAATCCCAGCATCAAAATCATGCCCTTGGCTTTCGGCTATGGCTTTATCGCTACATAAATCAGAATCCTTAATCATAGTATGGATATTTCCGATATTTTTATTGCAGTCAACAAAATAATCCCCATAGTTACTCACACTCATAATTTATTCCCTTCTAACTATTACTGGGTAATTACTATATCATTAAATATGATATTTGCATTATCTCTTAATTCACTTAATTTATCCAGTATCTCATTGATATTAAAGTCATTACTCTCTCCTTTTCTTCTCGGAATATAAAATGAATTTATATCTAATAATGCCATAGGCCCTTTTACCGTACTGGAAAAATCCGCAAAATCTGACGATATATCAAATAGTTCAGGAGGAATCTTTGTTCCATTCAATGCTATTCCGCTATTAATGGCAACCGCATTATCCTCAATAACATACGTTGAACTTAAATTACTTCCACCTTTACGCCATCCATTCAAATCCGGCTGTAGGAAATCACGACGTTTTATTACATCTTTAAAATCATAATCAGGGTTGTAATCAAAATTATTTATATATCTAATTGACACACTCTTGAGATAGTTTATTTCAAACTTACTCTTAATGAACTGAAGAACAGGTTCTATCCGCTCGGATAACCCTGCAAAATTTTTATAAACCTTTGTTTGAACAACAAGGGAGTCTGTAGAGAGACGAATAGACCAGTCAGAATTCATCGATAAAAGAACACAAATTCTCTGCTCTATCTTTTCTATTCTCGGCACTCCACCATCATTCAATTTTATTTCAATCCCTTCCCTTACCTTATTACTATCAAATATAGGATAATGTAATCTAAATTTTTCTATAAATTCCTCGACTAAAGAAGAAAATCGCCCCTCAGTTATTCCCATGAATTCAATTTTTGAGAGTACATATACTAAATGGTTAGCACTCATAGTAAGCTCCTTATTAACTCTCCGCATATTTTACACAATTTTTCATGCTTACGCACTAGATTACACAAAAAATCATCAGTAATGAGGCAAATTACACACTTTTTTTTTGTTTAGCGCTTATTATTTTCATTCATGATGCTTTTTTAATTCACCAACTCTAGCCAACACATCAGCGCACCGTTGTTTATACTTCCGACTTCTAGCCTCTTTTTGTGCTGCTATTTCTTGTTTTCTTTGCTCTTTTCCATCCTCTGTCAGCTCTAACCTCAGCCGTTCCCCGTCTAATTTCAGATAATAGTCACCATCACTAACCCCCATGCCTTTAGTAAACATGATTTCAACGTGTGGAATATCAAAATCAATACCAACCTCTTTGGCAAAAGTGACTATTTCGGACTGAATTTCTTTATCACTCTCACTTAGTTCAATTTTTGATATCTGTCTTTGCTGATTACACTGTGATATTTCGCTGCCTGCGGCGTTATTAGCGTCTGTTTCTATAAACGCGAAACCGTATTCCTTAATGTTGCATACTTCACCTGAACCCTGTTCAGGCTCGTAAAATTGCA of the Providencia rettgeri genome contains:
- a CDS encoding GPO family capsid scaffolding protein — its product is MTKKSKPVRLCVEGATTDGRKVQRQWLTDIEKNYDKNVYGARINMEHMNYSWMPRFGDVESVYTEEISEGALKGKLALYGILSPTDSLIEMNRKRQKVYTSVEINPNFSDMNSAYLVGLAVTDNPASLGTSMLEFSTGADKAATFSERKQDKDNVFTAAEETVIEFTEEENKPEKPSLKDRIMAKFSRERQRNDVELNDIHQAVELCAEEQTETAQKLTRLETQVKALSGIKEENETLRSELDQLKKDLSQQDNQQHRPTSFGGNTTNTENLTDC
- a CDS encoding TIGR04255 family protein — protein: MSANHLVYVLSKIEFMGITEGRFSSLVEEFIEKFRLHYPIFDSNKVREGIEIKLNDGGVPRIEKIEQRICVLLSMNSDWSIRLSTDSLVVQTKVYKNFAGLSERIEPVLQFIKSKFEINYLKSVSIRYINNFDYNPDYDFKDVIKRRDFLQPDLNGWRKGGSNLSSTYVIEDNAVAINSGIALNGTKIPPELFDISSDFADFSSTVKGPMALLDINSFYIPRRKGESNDFNINEILDKLSELRDNANIIFNDIVITQ
- a CDS encoding phage portal protein; the encoded protein is MSRKNKKRQSQTLAQKTDSASMEAFTFGDPIPVLDKREIFDYLECVQIDNYYEPPISFNGLARTFRAAPHHSSAIYVKRNILTSTFIPNKYLSRQTFDSWALDFLLFGNGYLEERNNRLGQSLNFKHSPAKFTRRGVDLETYWFVQYGYDIKPYEFQTGKVFHLIEPDINQELYGLPEYLAAIPSVLLNESATLFRRKYYLNGSHAGYILYISDAAQKTDDVDKIREALKSSKGLGNFRNLFLYAPGGKKDGIQTIPLSEAAAKDEFLNIKNVSRDDMLAAHRVPPQIMGIIPENVGGFGDVEKAAKVFVRNELMPLQSKMMQLNDWFGGEIIKFEKYSLDLDDE
- a CDS encoding terminase ATPase subunit family protein; amino-acid sequence: MKTLHDFDPRKRAMHLYFNGYRIARIAEILKEKAATIHSWKRRDKWDEITPVERVEMTLEMRLCTLISKENKEGKDYKEIDLLYRQVERHAKIHKYQNGGNEVDLNPKLANRNKGERRTPEKNLFSEEQIEKLEEIFRENMFAYQKVWYGAGHKHRIRNILKSRQIGATYFFAREAFMDALTTGRNQIFLSASKAQAHVFKGYIIDMAREVDVDLKGDPIVLPNGATLYFLGTNARTAQSYHGNLYLDEYFWIPKFQELRKVASGMAMHKKWRQTYFSTPSALTHSAYPFWSGKLFNRGRRKADHIEVDISHQALVNGMMCGDGQWRQIVTIEDAMRGGCNLFDIDQLYLEYSPDEFENLLMCEFVDDIASIFNLQLMQKCMVDSWEIWDDVQPLMIRPYAFHPVWIGYDPAKGTQNGDSAGCVVIAPPLHKGGKFRILEHHQWRGMDFRAQSDAIKELTERYNVQYIGIDSTGIGHGVLQNVREFFPAAKEFVYNPALKNALVLKAYDVISHDRLEYDAGSNDITQSFMAIRRATTASGNRPTYEADRSEEASHADLAWATMHALYNEPITGENHNQHNIVEVF